From Polynucleobacter difficilis, a single genomic window includes:
- a CDS encoding sulfite exporter TauE/SafE family protein: protein MDSMNAVSVGLGVFVGLMMALTGAGGGILSVPLLVFGLKLSVASAGPIGLLAIAVAGSLGAINGLRTKLLRYRAALVMAALGVVLAPIGVYLAQRIPNQPLMIAFATVLIIVSVRMLIQAQQEITGNLPKERPAPPCKLDQSIGRLIWSVPCARSLMGSGAVAGFLSGLLGVGGGFIIVPALKKVTDLPMQSIVATSLGVLALISITGATSAAIAGHLNWSIGIPFAAGAVSGMLLGGVIAKQISGPRIQQAFAIFTFLISLSLLYKAM from the coding sequence ATGGATAGTATGAATGCAGTAAGCGTAGGGCTTGGGGTCTTCGTCGGCCTGATGATGGCCTTGACAGGGGCTGGCGGAGGCATTCTGTCCGTTCCACTTCTGGTCTTTGGACTTAAGCTCAGCGTAGCCAGCGCCGGCCCCATTGGTTTGTTAGCGATCGCCGTCGCAGGCTCGCTTGGCGCTATCAATGGACTGCGTACAAAATTATTGCGCTATCGCGCTGCGCTCGTCATGGCTGCACTTGGCGTCGTATTAGCGCCCATAGGCGTATACCTGGCTCAGCGGATCCCCAATCAGCCACTGATGATTGCATTTGCTACCGTACTGATCATTGTGTCCGTTCGGATGCTGATTCAAGCCCAGCAAGAAATCACAGGCAATCTTCCAAAAGAGCGTCCTGCTCCGCCCTGCAAGCTAGATCAATCCATCGGTCGCTTAATTTGGTCTGTGCCGTGTGCACGTTCTCTGATGGGGTCCGGCGCCGTAGCGGGATTCTTATCCGGACTGCTCGGCGTTGGTGGCGGCTTCATCATTGTTCCTGCGCTTAAAAAGGTAACCGATCTTCCCATGCAATCGATTGTTGCCACGTCGCTGGGCGTCTTGGCTTTGATTTCGATTACGGGGGCAACAAGCGCTGCTATAGCAGGCCATCTGAACTGGTCCATTGGCATTCCATTTGCAGCCGGGGCCGTTTCTGGAATGCTACTAGGCGGTGTCATTGCAAAACAAATTAGCGGGCCACGCATACAGCAAGCGTTTGCCATCTTTACCTTTTTAATTTCCCTCAGTTTGCTGTATAAAGCCATGTAG
- the trxC gene encoding thioredoxin TrxC, protein MQISCPHCHKQNRFPADRIAQDPQCGACKKSLLSLPIELNQGNFSEATGQNHLPVLLDFWAPWCGPCTQFAPTFAAAAQRYANQLVFAKVNTEAEQALGSQFQIRSIPTLAVFKGGKELDRLSGALRPPELEQYVNTILRKWNV, encoded by the coding sequence ATGCAAATTAGCTGCCCCCATTGCCACAAGCAAAATCGCTTTCCAGCCGATCGCATCGCGCAGGATCCACAGTGTGGTGCCTGTAAAAAAAGCTTGCTGTCCTTGCCGATTGAATTAAATCAAGGTAATTTTTCTGAAGCAACGGGGCAAAATCATTTACCTGTTTTACTGGATTTTTGGGCGCCTTGGTGCGGTCCCTGCACTCAGTTTGCCCCCACCTTTGCCGCAGCCGCCCAGCGCTATGCAAACCAACTGGTTTTTGCGAAAGTGAATACCGAGGCAGAGCAGGCGCTCGGATCCCAATTTCAGATTCGCTCGATTCCAACCTTAGCAGTCTTCAAGGGAGGCAAGGAACTAGACCGACTGTCGGGCGCACTCAGACCACCAGAACTCGAGCAATACGTGAATACCATTCTGCGCAAATGGAACGTTTAG
- a CDS encoding SAM-dependent methyltransferase, with amino-acid sequence MATAFSDGADFWNKRFDTPDYIFGRAPNEYLQTQAERHLKKGDAVLCVADGEGRNSVWLAKQGMQVDAFDLSEVALKKAIALAREEAGHVQFTLASTDSWDWQQNQYDAVVGIFIQFADPVMRPRLFAQMASTLRPGGLLIIQGYTPKQLEFKTGGPSILEHLYTEEMIRNLIGDLEPIDLCLYEKELSEGPKHTGMSALLGLVARKPV; translated from the coding sequence ATGGCAACCGCATTCTCTGATGGCGCTGATTTTTGGAATAAGCGTTTTGATACGCCCGATTATATTTTTGGCAGGGCGCCTAATGAGTATCTACAAACGCAAGCTGAGCGCCATTTAAAGAAAGGCGATGCGGTATTGTGCGTTGCCGATGGCGAGGGTAGAAACTCAGTGTGGCTTGCAAAGCAAGGAATGCAGGTTGACGCATTTGACTTATCGGAAGTTGCGCTTAAAAAAGCCATTGCGCTTGCCAGAGAAGAGGCCGGGCACGTTCAATTTACGCTGGCATCCACCGATAGCTGGGATTGGCAGCAAAACCAATACGATGCCGTAGTCGGTATTTTTATTCAGTTTGCTGACCCAGTCATGCGCCCCCGTTTATTTGCGCAAATGGCCTCGACCTTAAGGCCTGGAGGACTGCTCATCATTCAGGGTTACACGCCGAAGCAGTTGGAATTTAAAACGGGCGGTCCTTCGATACTGGAACACCTGTATACAGAGGAGATGATCCGCAACTTGATTGGCGATCTAGAGCCGATCGATCTATGCCTGTATGAAAAAGAACTATCCGAAGGGCCAAAGCATACCGGGATGTCAGCTTTGTTAGGTTTAGTCGCGCGTAAACCGGTATAA
- a CDS encoding O-succinylhomoserine sulfhydrylase produces MASKITSKRRSLDLSKLAPESVAVRAGTRRSQEYQEHSEALYLTSSFCFNSAEEAEHGFANAESGFIYSRFTNPTVSMFQDRLAALEGGEACIATASGMAAIMTTAMAHLKAGDHVVCSRSVFGATIQLFGSILGRFGITTSYVDLSDNKAWQAAVQPNTRMFYLETPSNPLTEIADIRAIAKIANKANALFVVDNCFCTPALQRPLDFGADVIIHSATKYLDGQGRVLGGAIVGKKSFIMDKVFPYVRTAGPTLSAFNAWVFLKGLETLDLRMKQQSANALALAQWLEKQAGVEAVYYPGLRSHRQFSLAKKQQKAGGAILSFVLKGGKKAAFKLIDQTTLCSITANLGDTRTTITHPATTTHCRVSPEARKAAGISDGLVRIAVGLENTDDLIRDLQGGFKK; encoded by the coding sequence ATGGCCAGCAAAATTACTTCAAAGCGTCGCTCCCTCGACCTATCCAAACTCGCCCCTGAGTCGGTTGCGGTTCGTGCTGGCACGCGCCGCTCTCAGGAGTATCAAGAGCATTCCGAAGCCTTGTACTTAACATCGAGCTTTTGCTTTAATAGCGCAGAAGAGGCGGAGCATGGTTTTGCGAATGCCGAATCCGGTTTTATTTATTCGCGTTTCACCAATCCCACCGTCAGTATGTTTCAGGATCGCTTGGCTGCACTCGAAGGCGGTGAGGCCTGCATTGCGACCGCATCGGGTATGGCCGCCATTATGACGACTGCCATGGCCCACCTGAAGGCAGGTGATCATGTGGTTTGCTCACGTTCGGTATTTGGTGCAACCATTCAACTGTTTGGGAGCATTCTCGGTCGCTTTGGTATCACTACCAGCTACGTTGATTTATCGGATAACAAGGCGTGGCAGGCCGCAGTGCAACCCAATACTCGGATGTTTTATCTCGAGACACCATCCAATCCCTTAACGGAGATTGCTGACATTCGTGCGATCGCCAAGATCGCCAATAAAGCAAATGCCTTGTTTGTGGTGGATAACTGTTTTTGCACGCCAGCTTTGCAGCGGCCCCTTGATTTTGGGGCTGACGTGATCATTCATTCGGCTACCAAGTATTTGGATGGCCAGGGCAGGGTACTGGGCGGTGCGATCGTGGGCAAAAAATCCTTCATCATGGATAAAGTATTTCCATACGTGCGTACGGCCGGACCAACCCTGTCTGCTTTTAATGCGTGGGTATTTTTAAAGGGCCTTGAGACTCTTGACCTCCGCATGAAGCAACAGAGTGCGAACGCACTGGCTTTAGCGCAGTGGCTTGAAAAGCAAGCAGGGGTTGAGGCTGTTTATTACCCAGGTCTAAGGTCCCATCGGCAATTTTCGCTAGCAAAGAAGCAGCAAAAGGCAGGCGGAGCGATTCTGTCTTTTGTTCTTAAGGGCGGAAAAAAGGCAGCGTTTAAGTTAATCGATCAAACGACGCTGTGCTCGATCACAGCCAATTTAGGCGATACCCGTACCACGATCACGCATCCTGCAACGACTACCCATTGCCGAGTGTCGCCCGAGGCACGTAAAGCCGCAGGCATTTCCGATGGTTTGGTGCGGATTGCGGTTGGCCTTGAAAATACCGATGACTTAATTCGTGATTTGCAAGGCGGCTTTAAAAAGTAA